The nucleotide sequence TTCTTTTATCCAATATTCTTTGCAGTCCTTGGTTCTTTCCATGAAACCATATTCTATGAGGTATCTTCTCAATGTGACAAAGTCATCATATATAGATTTCAAAATATCATTAACCTCCTGTTCAGTATACCTTTTCTTGGGAATAAAAGCCCCTGCTATTTTCTTAAGCACTATTACCTTTTTCTTCTCACGGGCAGGAAACTTTTTGAGTTTTAAGTTCTCCTGTGGTAAAAAGTATATCTTTAAGGTATTTTCTCTTTCTTCCTCAGTAATTGCATATCTATCATCAATCATTGTAGCCCCTGAATGAATCTCAATAAGTTGATTTTTTGTCTCATTTTCAGCATTTTTACCTGAAACCTCCATACTTTCATTCATCAGCTCAATTATAGATAGATATATCTTTGCTTGTTTGGCCTTTTCTCTTAAGGCAAACCTCTGAGTCCTAATTGTTGCAGCACTGTTTCCATGTAATTTTGTAATTTCTTTATCAGAGATACCCTTATAGAAGCTTTCAACCAGCTCTTTTTGGATATCTGTCAGACCGGTATATCTTCTGTCCATGTTAATAAGATACTCAAATACTGATCCATGGTTCTTCCCAATATGCTTTACGATAGCCTTTTTAGCTTCCATAAGCTCATCATCAGCTTGATAAATGTATCCTTCCTCAAAGCTTTCTCCACACATTAGGCATATATATTTCTCTTTGTCTTCCTGATAGGCATACCCCCTTTTGATATCTTCCACACTGCTTTTCCAAAGTAATTCATTCATTATTTCGAACACCTACTTATTATATTTATATATCATATAAACATAATATCTTTTTGTTTATTGAATTTCAATATATTATTTCTAAACTTTTAAAATTTTATTTTGTAAAAAACTTTAGTTTCCGGATTAAACACGATGAGCTTTCCTTTATTAAATTGATAAATAAAAGATGCAGGGCGAAGGACAAAATTCACCTACTGCATCTTAAATGTCAATTTAAATTATTCTTTTCTATATACAAGACGGCTTCCATTATCCTTTTCAATTTTCACATCCGGATATACTCCGTTCAACACTTCTGCTTTAAATCTCTTTCCGTCTTCCGTATGTTCTTCTTCTTCGAAGCTATCCTCCACTACATCCTTATATTCAAAGGGTTTTCCAGAAGGTACTTTTTCCAGCTTTTCCGGGTCTACATGACTTCTTTCCATTAAGTAACACTCCTCCTTATAAAGATATTTCCTTATTATTATTCTTATAAACCTCAAGTATTATGTTGTAATATTTTAGCCCCCATAAAAAATGCAAATATTTATAAGTATATCTTCTAAAACTTGAAGCAAACTAAGTTAGTAAATTACTTTTAAGGAGGGTTCTCTATGCCAAAAGCAAAAGATTATGTTGATCAATGCATTTCAACTGTACAAAACGCAGTTGGCACACTACAACAAGCACTAAACTCTGCAGAAAAACCGGAAAACAAAAATAAAATACAAGGAGCTATTAACGCTCTTAATAACGCTAAGCAGCAATTATCCGGTTATCAGGATTAATCTCTCTATTAAGTATGTTCAAAATGTAAAAACAAAGGAGCTGTGGTATTAGCAATTTAAAATTTGCTAATACCACAGCTCCCTTTGCATAAAAAACAGCTGTTATCAAAGTTTATAGTTGTTACTGTTAGCCACCTCATGAACACATTCCTTGATAACCCTTAAAGCATTCAGATCAACAACTTCACCCGGCGCAAATTCAGTAGAAGGAACATCCACCTATATAGAGATTTACTACTTTTGTGTCAATGCCATCAGCTGCTGCAATTTGATGCAGATAGTGAGTTGCATCTTCAGAAAAACTATTTCCTATGGCCAAAATCTTAACTTGTCCCATCTCCTGAATCTCCTTTTATTATTTTTGCAAAATTTATTTCTCTAACTTGATTTTAAGCAAAGCTTACCAATATTGCAATAAAAAGTCCAAGACATTTTATATACACAGAAACTATACTTAAGTACACTTCTACCCCATCATCATATAATAGTATAGGTAAGTTTGTTTAAAGAAGGAGATACCATGCAGATTCACGTAGTTCAACCTGGACAGACAATACTTCAAATAGCTAGATTATATAACTCCACAATTGCCGCTATCGTAGGAGCCAATGAGTTGGAAAATCCCAATCAATTAGTGGTTGGCCAGACATTGGTAGTACCCATCGTAGGCAGCTTTTATTGGGTTCAACCTGGAGATAGTTTATACACCATTGCCCGAAAATTTGGCTTAAACTATCAGGCTCTCGCACAGGTCAATAGAATTTCAACAACTCAGCCTCTGCAAGTTGGTCAAAGATTGTATATACCACCAACCCCTCGAAGAGAGGCAGAAATAAACGCTTATATTGAACCCTTAGGTGGCACAGTCAGCGCCGAATTGCAGCAATCAGCCAGAAATGCAGCACCACATTTGACATATCTGGCACCCTTTAGCTTTCAGATTCAAAGAGATGGAAGCCTAAAGGCACCCCCATTGGGTAATTTGCCAAACATTGCTAGAGCAAATGGAGCCACACTGATGTTAGTGGTTACAAATCTTGAGGAAGGGCAATTCAGTGCAGAACTTGGAAGAATAATTCTAACAAATGATGAAGTTCAGAACCGTCTGCTGGATAATATCATAGCTGCAGCAGGACAGTATAATTTTAGAGATGTACATTTTGATATGGAGTTTTTGCCTCCAGAATTAAGAGAAAATTATAATAACTTTTTAAGGAAAGCTAAGAGGCGATTATCTGCTGAAGGTTTCCTAATGTCAACGGCCCTGGCGCCTAAAACCAGTGCTACTCAGGCCGGTGAATGGTATGAAGCTCATGACTATAGAGCACATGGAGAAATAGCAGACTTTGTTGTGCTAATGACCTATGAGTGGGGCTATAGCGGTGGCCCACCAATGGCAGTTTCCCCAATTGGACCGGTGAGAGAAGTTGTTGAATATGCTTTGACTGAAATGCCTGCGTCAAAAATAATGATGGGGCAGAATTTGTACGGATATGATTGGACACTTCCTTTTGTACCTGGAGGAGAATATGCCAAAGCTGTAAGTCCTCAGCGGGCCATTGAGATAGCAGCAGAAAATAATGTGGACATCAGTTATGACACCAAGGCTCAGGCCACTTACTTTTATTATACAGATGATCAAGGAAGACAGCATGAAGTATGGTTTGAGGATGCTAGGTCAATTCAAGCTAAATTTGACCTTGTAAAGGAACTTGGCTTACGTGGAGTAAGCTACTGGAAATTAGGACTTCCCTTCCCTCAAAACTGGCTGCTGATAGAAGATAACTTTGAGGTAGTTAAACGATAATATTCCCCCAGTAGGATAGATATTAATTATCCTACTGGGGCTAATTACTTCAAGATCTGTAACGTCAAAATGATGTCTACCATTAATATAATCAACGATAGACATCATTGCACCTTAGTCTAATACAATTGCATGAACAGCCTCAATCAAATCAACCACATTGGATCGCTTGATCAATGATACTGGTTTGCCATCGACCACTGCAAGGCAATTTGTTCCGTCATATCTGTACAAATCAATCTGGATTTTCGAGAAGTTTTCGTTATCCAAATAGAGTGTCAGACTGATTTCCTTCTTTTGCTTCGGTTGTTCATCGGTAAAGCTTTCTGCCTCTAGTGCCTGCAGAGCACTCTTGAGATTAGTAATTGTCAGCTCTTCCTCCTTATAATAGTAAGTACGCTTGTCATCCTTTTTCTCGGTAGTGATGGTATAGTCTGTACCTTCCAAAGAAATATCAATTTTATTTATATCCGCAAAATCTCCGGCAAATACTTCCTTATGTCTTAATGAATTATAAGATGCTGCCATCAAGTTCTTATACTCAGCAGAAGTAATTTTATATACAATCTTTGATTCCCCCACTCTTGCGTATGCAGTAATCTCTTTCTCTTCCGAGCTATTACTGTCTTCTTTTTCAGAGGCCTCGGCAGCTTTCTTTTCTTCCGGATCACGGCTTACATTTAATACATAGGTATCTGAGATTTCTTCACCGTCATCATTCTTTTTAGTATAATTTACAGTTACAGTCAATTCAGGTGCATCCAAGCCATATTTCTTCAGTTCCTCATCTGACACATTATATGTTGTATAGTTAAGCAGACTTAAGCTGCTTATGTTGTACAGATAACTTTTCACTTTTGTAGTATCAAGGGGTAGTTTTTTTCCATCTTGTTGTGCAAAATATACATCATCGTCGTTATAAGTGTTAGTGCTTCCTTCTTCATATACAACATTATAATTTTCAGTTCCTGTAAATTTAATTTCTGTAACCTTATCAAATTGTAGGGTTTCATCATGGTGGATCACATCGCTGAGAGTTGCATCAAAATGATCAAGAGGATCATTTTTTACCAGATAAACATTTCCATCTCCAATGGACACATATCGTTGTGAATCCATGGTGCTGAAATCCCCTAGCTTAACTTCATAAGTCTTTTCATCTGTTGAGAATTTGATGGTACAAGTCGGGTCAGCCAAACCATACTGACCATAGTCCTCTACATCTTCAATAATAAAAGATACCCCGAATTCCTTAAACTGTGCCAAAAGCTCATTGATTTTTTCTTCATCTACAGGAAAGTCCTCATCCTCGTCATAAATCCATTTTTCATCCTTATGGAAGGAAAGGGTATTTGATTCATATTCCCAAGATAGG is from Clostridium thermarum and encodes:
- a CDS encoding DUF2087 domain-containing protein; protein product: MNELLWKSSVEDIKRGYAYQEDKEKYICLMCGESFEEGYIYQADDELMEAKKAIVKHIGKNHGSVFEYLINMDRRYTGLTDIQKELVESFYKGISDKEITKLHGNSAATIRTQRFALREKAKQAKIYLSIIELMNESMEVSGKNAENETKNQLIEIHSGATMIDDRYAITEEERENTLKIYFLPQENLKLKKFPAREKKKVIVLKKIAGAFIPKKRYTEQEVNDILKSIYDDFVTLRRYLIEYGFMERTKDCKEYWIKE
- a CDS encoding DUF4886 domain-containing protein, whose amino-acid sequence is MGQVKILAIGNSFSEDATHYLHQIAAADGIDTKVVNLYIGGCSFY
- a CDS encoding glycoside hydrolase family 18 protein, translating into MQIHVVQPGQTILQIARLYNSTIAAIVGANELENPNQLVVGQTLVVPIVGSFYWVQPGDSLYTIARKFGLNYQALAQVNRISTTQPLQVGQRLYIPPTPRREAEINAYIEPLGGTVSAELQQSARNAAPHLTYLAPFSFQIQRDGSLKAPPLGNLPNIARANGATLMLVVTNLEEGQFSAELGRIILTNDEVQNRLLDNIIAAAGQYNFRDVHFDMEFLPPELRENYNNFLRKAKRRLSAEGFLMSTALAPKTSATQAGEWYEAHDYRAHGEIADFVVLMTYEWGYSGGPPMAVSPIGPVREVVEYALTEMPASKIMMGQNLYGYDWTLPFVPGGEYAKAVSPQRAIEIAAENNVDISYDTKAQATYFYYTDDQGRQHEVWFEDARSIQAKFDLVKELGLRGVSYWKLGLPFPQNWLLIEDNFEVVKR
- a CDS encoding DUF4340 domain-containing protein, whose translation is MKRSKRIYLLLGILVVACIATIIVRRVEEHKEKIKNSDEIILKIPSESVKTLSWEYESNTLSFHKDEKWIYDEDEDFPVDEEKINELLAQFKEFGVSFIIEDVEDYGQYGLADPTCTIKFSTDEKTYEVKLGDFSTMDSQRYVSIGDGNVYLVKNDPLDHFDATLSDVIHHDETLQFDKVTEIKFTGTENYNVVYEEGSTNTYNDDDVYFAQQDGKKLPLDTTKVKSYLYNISSLSLLNYTTYNVSDEELKKYGLDAPELTVTVNYTKKNDDGEEISDTYVLNVSRDPEEKKAAEASEKEDSNSSEEKEITAYARVGESKIVYKITSAEYKNLMAASYNSLRHKEVFAGDFADINKIDISLEGTDYTITTEKKDDKRTYYYKEEELTITNLKSALQALEAESFTDEQPKQKKEISLTLYLDNENFSKIQIDLYRYDGTNCLAVVDGKPVSLIKRSNVVDLIEAVHAIVLD